A window of the Torulaspora globosa chromosome 6, complete sequence genome harbors these coding sequences:
- the SPO77 gene encoding Spo77p (ancestral locus Anc_4.171) produces MTLSLKDINSAATGSFTYNHFSRISILQDTFTVEEQKRQKLFLKQKINKVYDISRRCYHEHSGRDWDAAVVSEENNVVAHLLSTESDSVLDFSILSERADIDSDLQLFTPNVLGGNSSFDLAELNAQMALLLVEYFPGAHPSANFLTRLTLAIVPQMVRLNQALDRYDHLGSAEQSVGNFLHTCDKLFPKIWIPHLSEAIENMKSGQQILQKFDGRYSKVEAKDAFEPGVRRIIRKWSLLNYFPVVLIKSLNFQIESNSENRIAANDVYFIGCSELFKIAFITLAIEVSKGLEKVINILIELNASNGLTNKTLIILLELLLECTVDSRAAEIMIGLDRVVKRWILFKEAADESTRSIFQHWAGQILESYNAQKELEHKLRTDEEEDEADLMFDKWEVGKMFVNEIIQFIEPRNSTRARSDLFGWLTVFDECHHSSSSQNYSQDPQFDFDTVSIRSIQLPPTSEVPKHAYGKREALRRWAMSKKNKMSEGYRRIKKRFQQAFHTHTTRALITSVRYYNAINGRKYEYHFPDETTEFTPDQCAQVQRITQKLYKREKRGKRKRDAIKVIFM; encoded by the coding sequence ATGACCTTAAGTCTGAAAGACATTAATAGTGCCGCCACTGGATCGTTCACTTATAACCATTTTTCGAGGATCTCCATTTTGCAGGACACATTCACGGTAGAGGAACAAAAACGGCAgaagctcttcttgaagcaaaagatcaataAAGTATACGATATCTCGCGAAGATGCTACCACGAACACAGCGGGAGAGATTGGGATGCCGCAGTTGTATCTGAGGAAAATAACGTCGTCGCTCATCTGCTCAGTACCGAGAGTGACAGCGTTCTAGATTTCTCAATTTTGTCAGAAAGAGCCGATATTGATTCCGATCTGCAACTCTTCACGCCAAACGTACTAGGAGGCAATTCTTCCTTCGATTTGGCAGAGCTTAACGCCCAAATGGCTCTCCTATTGGTAGAATATTTCCCGGGAGCTCATCCAAGCGCCAATTTTCTAACAAGATTAACGTTGGCCATCGTTCCCCAGATGGTCCGATTAAACCAAGCATTGGACAGATATGACCACCTCGGGTCAGCAGAGCAGAGTGTTGGAAATTTTTTACACACATGCGACAAGCTCTTTCCAAAGATCTGGATCCCTCATTTATCCGAAGCTATCGAGAATATGAAGTCAGGACAGCAAATACTGCAAAAATTCGACGGCAGGTACAGCAAAGTGGAAGCAAAAGATGCATTTGAGCCTGGTGTGAGAAGGATCATTCGCAAATGGTCTTTACTAAACTATTTCCCCGTGGTTCTCATCAAATCGCTTAACTTTCAGATCGAATCCAACTCCGAGAACCGGATTGCTGCGAACGATGTATACTTCATCGGCTGCAGCGAGCTATTCAAAATTGCCTTCATAACCCTGGCGATAGAGGTGAGTAAAGGTCTTGAAAAAGTGATTAATATTCTCATCGAGCTGAATGCCTCCAATGGGTTGACTAACAAGACATTAATAATTCTTCTAGAGCTACTGCTGGAATGCACTGTTGATTCTCGCGCTGCTGAGATAATGATTGGCCTCGATCGAGTCGTCAAGAGATGGATTCTGTTCAAAGAAGCCGCCGACGAGTCCACAAGGTCTATTTTCCAGCATTGGGCGGGACAGATCCTAGAAAGTTACAACGCCCAAAAAGAACTAGAACACAAGCTCAGGACtgacgaagaggaagatgaggcCGACCTGATGTTTGACAAGTGGGAAGTCGGCAAAATGTTTGTTAACGAAATTATACAATTTATTGAGCCAAGAAACTCTACCCGCGCCAGAAGCGATCTGTTTGGTTGGCTCACAGTCTTTGACGAGTGTCACCATTCCAGCTCGTCTCAAAATTATTCGCAAGACCCTCAATTCGACTTCGATACCGTGAGCATCCGAAGCATCCAGTTACCTCCAACCTCCGAAGTCCCCAAGCACGCCTACGGGAAACGCGAAGCGCTTAGAAGATGGGCGatgagcaagaagaataaaATGTCAGAAGGCTATCGCCGCATCAAAAAAAGGTTTCAACAAGCCTTCCACACGCATACAACTCGTGCATTAATCACCTCTGTCAGATACTACAACGCCATCAATGGCAGAAAATACGAGTATCATTTTCCGGACGAGACGACTGAGTTTACACCCGACCAATGTGCCCAAGTGCAAAGAATTACTCAAAAGCTATACaagagagaaaaaagaGGCAAGAGAAAAAGAGATGCAATAAAGGTAATATTCATGTAG
- a CDS encoding aldo-keto reductase superfamily protein, whose protein sequence is MATNQQFVTLNNGNKIPAVGIIGTGTAWFKKQGQEEVISPELIEQIKYALSLPGVIHIDAAECYNTYVEVGKALEQSNRPRDQIFITDKFSPQANDGRTVSESFERGLARMGVDYVDLYLIHCPFISRQGYSLEDAWSELEALYESGKAKNIGVSNFRVSDLQRILKSGKVKPQVNQIEFHAFLQNQTPGIFQFCQQQQIQLEAYSPLAPLQRKSDELKTAAGAPFYHYLEQLASKYNKSEALILLRWVTKRHVIPVTTSSKPARVKDAQENLFTFDLTDQEVDQITSLGLLHKPLRLYWNEVYADYDSQAQQPL, encoded by the coding sequence ATGGCTACCAATCAGCAGTTTGTGACGCTAAATAACGGGAACAAGATTCCCGCTGTGGGGATCATTGGAACGGGTACTGCATGGTTCAAGAAGCAGggacaagaagaggttaTCTCACCGGAGTTgattgagcagatcaaatACGCCCTAAGTCTGCCTGGCGTCATCCACATCGACGCCGCAGAATGTTATAACACGTACGTGGAAGTCGGAAAGGCGTTGGAACAGAGCAACAGGCCCCGGGACCAGATTTTCATCACTGACAAGTTCTCTCCGCAGGCCAACGACGGGAGAACCGTCTCCGAAAGCTTCGAAAGAGGACTGGCCAGGATGGGCGTCGACTACGTCGATCTGTACCTGATTCACTGCCCTTTCATCAGCAGACAGGGGTACTCCCTGGAGGACGCCTGGAGCGAATTGGAAGCGCTGTACGAGAGCGGCAAGGCCAAGAATATCGGAGTGTCCAACTTCCGCGTCAGCGACCTGCAGAGAATACTCAAATCGGGTAAAGTGAAACCGCAAGTGAACCAGATCGAGTTCCACGCTTTTTTACAGAATCAGACTCCGGgcatcttccaattctgccagcagcagcaaatccAACTGGAAGCATATTCGCCTCTGGCGCCTCTACAGAGAAAATCTGACGAGCTAAAAACAGCCGCAGGAGCCCCGTTCTACCACTACCTGGAACAACTCGCTTCCAAATACAACAAGAGCGAAGCTCTTATCCTACTGAGATGGGTTACCAAGCGCCACGTGATTCCTGTCACGACTTCGTCGAAGCCTGCAAGAGTGAAGGATGCACAGGAGAACCTCTTTACCTTTGATCTCACAGATCAAGAGGTGGACCAAATTACATCGCTGGGTCTGCTACACAAGCCTCTTAGATTGTACTGGAACGAAGTCTATGCAGACTACGACTCGCAAGCACAACAACCTCTATAG
- the IMO32 gene encoding Imo32p (ancestral locus Anc_4.172) has protein sequence MRRELTGARSRIEYLSSKLVVSKVGISRILSLRQYVRPVQVKLYSSDAERTPAGPLFDHHNNTFQTTTSQGKYGSTEVLNKDLLSDAIPSVELAYDLVKDHTCQFIPEKPSIIILHGLFGNRMNNRSIGRELNELLERDVYLPDLRNHGASPHIGRHDYTSMALDVERFIAEKILNRPDAKKPIIVGHSMGAKVAMSVVLRKPELCSMLVSIDNAPVATPPMNAFPRYTKKLLQIINDPGIQTAKQAEEALKEVEEKSVVRQFLLTVLQRVKDEETGQWKFKSRIPLGILNDAIVKGNISNWEFNPWVHRFTGPSLFIRGIRSHYVADEYLADIGNFFPNFEVRDIDAGHWVNTEKPRECVQNIVEFVERHEDELKASRL, from the coding sequence ATGAGAAGAGAGTTGACTGGGGCTAGATCAAGAATTGAGTACCTTTCCAGCAAGCTTGTTGTTTCAAAGGTCGGGATCTCGCGGATTTTATCTCTTCGTCAGTATGTCCGGCCTGTTCAGGTGAAATTGTACTCTTCAGACGCTGAGCGGACTCCAGCGGGTCCGTTGTTTGATCATCACAACAATACCTTCCAGACGACGACCTCGCAGGGGAAATATGGCTCGACTGAAGTTCTCAACAAGGACCTGCTGTCAGATGCCATCCCTTCGGTGGAATTGGCGTACGATCTGGTGAAGGACCACACTTGTCAGTTCATTCCGGAGAAGCCGTCTATCATCATCCTACATGGGCTCTTTGGCAATCGGATGAACAACCGGTCGATTGGCCGCGAGTTGAACGAGTTGCTGGAACGAGATGTGTACTTGCCCGACCTGCGAAACCATGGAGCATCGCCGCATATTGGCAGGCATGATTATACTTCGATGGCGCTGGATGTGGAAAGATTCATCGCAGAAAAGATCCTGAACCGCCCGGATGCAAAGAAACCCATTATCGTGGGTCATTCCATGGGTGCCAAGGTTGCCATGAGCGTCGTGTTGAGAAAACCGGAGCTTTGCTCTATGCTGGTCAGTATAGACAACGCTCCGGTGGCTACGCCGCCGATGAATGCGTTCCCACGATACACGAAGAAGCTTCTACAGATTATCAACGACCCTGGCATCCAGACGGCCAAGCAAGCCGaggaagctttgaaagaagtagaagaaaagagcGTCGTCAGACAGTTTTTGCTCACCGTGCTGCAGAGAGTCAAGGACGAGGAGACAGGCCAGTGGAAGTTCAAGTCCAGAATCCCGCTCGGCATCCTGAACGACGCCATCGTGAAGGGCAACATCTCCAACTGGGAGTTTAACCCGTGGGTCCACAGATTTACTGGTCCTTCACTGTTCATCCGAGGCATAAGATCCCACTACGTTGCAGACGAGTATCTCGCAGACATAGGCAATTTTTTCCCCAATTTCGAAGTCAGAGACATAGATGCTGGTCATTGGGTCAACACCGAGAAGCCACGGGAATGTGTGCAAAACATCGTCGAGTTTGTGGAAAGACACGAAGACGAATTGAAGGCTTCAAGATTGTAG